A single region of the Leisingera thetidis genome encodes:
- a CDS encoding ABC transporter ATP-binding protein, producing the protein MVLTIRNVAKAYSGQTAETAVLRGVSLDLEAGASLALTGDSGSGKSTLLHLAGALDHFDSGEVEIAGTALSKLGDRQRAALRRRDVSLIFQQFNLIPSLPVRQNVSLHARLGGRWDADWGRQLTDRLGLSDLLDRYPEQLSGGQQQRVAIARALALRPKLLLADEPTGNLDETASAAVMALMLELVRESGTALFLVTHSAAIARMLDRRLHLQHGQAA; encoded by the coding sequence ATGGTTCTGACGATCCGCAACGTCGCCAAGGCCTACTCCGGACAGACAGCGGAGACCGCGGTTCTGCGCGGAGTGTCGCTGGATCTGGAGGCCGGGGCCAGTCTGGCGCTGACCGGTGACAGCGGCTCCGGGAAAAGCACGCTGCTTCATCTGGCTGGGGCGCTGGATCATTTCGACAGCGGCGAGGTCGAGATCGCGGGAACCGCCCTGTCCAAGCTGGGCGACCGGCAGCGCGCCGCCCTCAGACGCCGCGACGTGTCTCTTATTTTCCAGCAGTTCAACCTGATACCTTCACTTCCTGTGCGGCAGAATGTTTCGCTTCACGCGCGGCTGGGCGGCAGGTGGGACGCGGATTGGGGGCGCCAGCTGACAGATCGCCTCGGACTGTCGGATTTGCTGGACCGGTATCCCGAGCAGCTATCGGGCGGCCAGCAGCAGCGGGTGGCCATTGCACGGGCGCTGGCCCTGCGCCCCAAGCTGCTGCTGGCGGATGAACCGACCGGCAACCTGGATGAGACAGCCAGCGCGGCAGTGATGGCGCTGATGCTGGAGCTGGTCCGTGAAAGCGGCACGGCGCTGTTTCTCGTCACGCACTCCGCTGCCATCGCCCGGATGCTGGACCGGCGCCTGCATCTGCAGCACGGCCAGGCCGCATGA
- a CDS encoding potassium channel family protein, producing MTLWNQLLWGSVYLSICLILEITVLVWCAAVLNRLSGRFSKPYRPWQIGLMLVAAIFTILGGHTTQVWIWSAAFVLVGAIADWNTSVYFSLATYTTLGYGDVVLGPALRIFAAFAAVTGLFGFGISTAFLVSAMGRLFSLNEGRFSVRS from the coding sequence ATGACCCTGTGGAACCAGCTGCTGTGGGGCTCAGTCTATTTGAGCATCTGCCTGATCCTTGAGATCACGGTCCTTGTCTGGTGTGCGGCTGTGCTGAACAGACTGTCCGGGCGGTTTTCCAAACCATACCGCCCCTGGCAGATCGGCCTGATGCTGGTGGCGGCGATCTTCACCATCCTTGGCGGCCATACCACGCAGGTCTGGATCTGGTCGGCGGCCTTTGTTCTGGTTGGCGCGATAGCGGACTGGAACACATCCGTTTATTTCTCCCTGGCAACCTATACCACGCTCGGCTACGGCGATGTGGTTCTGGGCCCGGCGCTGAGGATCTTTGCCGCTTTTGCCGCGGTGACCGGCCTGTTCGGCTTCGGAATCAGCACGGCGTTTCTGGTCAGCGCAATGGGGCGCCTGTTTTCCCTGAACGAAGGCAGGTTCAGCGTCCGAAGCTAA
- the cls gene encoding cardiolipin synthase gives MFWIILSTAALAATWTAAGLAALSAARTARTPQGAIGWVVFLLAAPVAALPAYMIFGHHRFKGYWKARRGAEQAVIPTRNYTTARSQDAPEVAVNTAPFEAIAGMNVSRGNGMTLLINGQETFSSIFEAIENAREYILVQYYILRADSLGRQLQARLIAAAGRGVTVWFMTDSIGSRKLPRGYTRALEAAGVKLIDASVRRGPWHRLRINFRNHRKTVIADGRIGFTGGLNIGEEYIGLSPAFGPWRDTHVRLTGPVVQQLQLAFAEDWHWRTQKPILDLLNWESEQSLQDRPAVIAATGPGDGTGDGSMLYFSAITAAQHRVWLASPYFVPDQDVFAALKHAGLRGLDVRILLPETIDHYLPWLASFAYFDELRDAGVRILRYQGGFMHQKCFVIDNTIAGAGTANLDNRSFRLNFETMVLFFDQESAAEVAAMLAGDFRRATELSLPLDRQKLSIRLLAPVARLLSPVL, from the coding sequence ATGTTCTGGATCATTCTCAGCACAGCCGCGCTGGCTGCAACATGGACCGCCGCAGGCCTGGCCGCGCTCAGCGCAGCCCGTACCGCGCGCACACCGCAGGGGGCGATTGGCTGGGTTGTGTTTCTGCTGGCAGCGCCGGTCGCCGCCCTGCCCGCCTACATGATCTTTGGCCATCACCGGTTCAAGGGCTACTGGAAGGCCCGGCGCGGCGCCGAACAAGCGGTGATACCCACACGCAACTATACCACCGCCCGGTCGCAGGACGCGCCGGAGGTGGCCGTCAACACGGCGCCCTTTGAGGCAATTGCGGGCATGAATGTCAGCCGCGGGAACGGCATGACGCTATTGATAAACGGTCAGGAAACGTTCAGCTCTATCTTTGAAGCCATTGAAAATGCGCGTGAATACATTCTCGTGCAGTATTACATTCTGCGTGCGGACAGTCTTGGCAGGCAACTGCAGGCCAGGCTGATTGCCGCTGCCGGACGCGGGGTCACGGTCTGGTTCATGACCGACAGCATCGGCAGCCGGAAGCTGCCCCGCGGTTACACGCGCGCGCTGGAAGCTGCCGGCGTCAAGCTGATAGACGCCTCGGTCCGGCGGGGGCCGTGGCACCGGCTGCGCATAAATTTCCGCAATCACCGCAAGACCGTCATTGCCGACGGCCGCATCGGCTTTACCGGCGGATTGAACATCGGCGAGGAATATATCGGGCTGAGCCCGGCCTTCGGGCCGTGGCGGGACACGCATGTGCGGCTCACCGGACCGGTTGTCCAGCAGCTTCAGCTTGCCTTTGCGGAGGATTGGCACTGGCGCACCCAGAAACCGATCCTGGATTTGCTGAACTGGGAATCGGAACAGTCTTTGCAGGACCGGCCCGCGGTGATTGCCGCCACGGGGCCTGGCGACGGTACCGGCGACGGATCGATGCTGTATTTTTCCGCCATCACCGCCGCGCAGCACAGAGTCTGGCTGGCCTCGCCCTATTTCGTTCCGGATCAGGATGTCTTTGCGGCGTTGAAACATGCCGGGTTGCGCGGCCTGGATGTGCGGATCCTGTTGCCGGAAACCATTGATCACTACCTGCCCTGGCTGGCTTCCTTTGCCTATTTTGACGAACTGCGGGACGCTGGTGTGCGTATCCTACGTTACCAGGGCGGCTTCATGCATCAGAAGTGCTTTGTCATCGATAACACGATTGCCGGCGCCGGAACCGCCAATCTCGACAACCGGTCTTTCCGGCTGAATTTCGAGACCATGGTACTGTTCTTCGATCAGGAGTCCGCTGCGGAGGTTGCCGCAATGCTGGCCGGGGATTTCCGGCGCGCAACGGAACTCAGCCTGCCCTTGGACCGGCAGAAACTGTCCATCCGGCTGCTGGCTCCGGTGGCACGGCTGCTGTCGCCAGTGCTTTAG
- a CDS encoding YihY/virulence factor BrkB family protein, with protein sequence MPILPPFRLWPAALKTAACRFNRKNGWVMSSHIAMSMMLALFPFVLFTVALAGTVAGILSQDVDMDSMTGLVFGAWPEPVAKPIVAELEAVLQASSTQLATLGGLFALYFASNGVDAVRVALVQAYHDTDTRPFWKSRGLCLALVILGGAGILAAAVFELLLPLYARHLAELLPFAQVPGQWEQGLSGIFALLLPTGAVLAFHVVLPGRIHRLRRILPGVVLTLFLWLAAGSGFAVYVRSFAQYSATYAGLAGAMAAMIFLYLNSAILILGAEFNGALIDEAKRMGRN encoded by the coding sequence ATGCCGATCCTGCCGCCCTTCCGCCTGTGGCCTGCCGCCTTGAAAACCGCCGCCTGCCGTTTCAACAGAAAGAACGGCTGGGTGATGAGCAGCCATATCGCCATGTCGATGATGCTGGCCTTGTTCCCGTTTGTTCTGTTCACTGTGGCGCTGGCGGGCACGGTTGCCGGCATCCTGTCGCAGGATGTGGACATGGACAGCATGACCGGGCTGGTTTTCGGGGCCTGGCCGGAACCGGTGGCCAAGCCGATTGTTGCGGAACTGGAGGCTGTGCTTCAGGCCTCCAGCACTCAGCTTGCAACCCTGGGCGGGCTTTTTGCGCTCTATTTTGCCTCTAACGGTGTCGATGCGGTCCGGGTCGCCCTGGTCCAGGCCTATCATGACACAGACACACGGCCCTTCTGGAAATCCCGCGGCCTGTGCCTGGCGCTGGTGATACTGGGCGGTGCAGGCATCCTCGCCGCCGCTGTCTTTGAGCTGCTCCTGCCGCTCTACGCGCGCCACCTTGCGGAACTTTTGCCGTTTGCCCAGGTGCCCGGACAATGGGAACAAGGGCTGAGCGGCATATTCGCGCTGCTGCTGCCGACCGGCGCGGTGCTCGCGTTTCATGTCGTGCTGCCTGGCCGGATACACAGGCTGCGCCGTATCCTGCCCGGCGTTGTGCTGACTCTGTTCCTATGGCTGGCTGCAGGCAGCGGCTTTGCCGTTTACGTCCGTTCCTTTGCACAATATTCAGCCACATATGCGGGCCTTGCCGGCGCCATGGCAGCCATGATCTTTCTCTACCTGAATTCTGCCATCCTGATCCTGGGGGCGGAATTCAACGGTGCGCTGATCGATGAAGCAAAGAGAATGGGGCGCAATTGA
- a CDS encoding RlmE family RNA methyltransferase, translating into MAKTPTGKNTSGRGQRDLKVKVKSARGRKLSSTLWLQRQLNDPYVKRAQAEGYRGRAAYKIMELDDKYRFLVPGARIVDLGCAPGGWAQVAVKRINALGEKQGKAVGRIIGVDLQQVEPLAGAEFHQLDFMDDGADDKVKEWLGGKADVVMSDMAAASSGHKQTDHMRIISLCETAAYFAFDVLEDGGTFVAKVLAGGAEGELQKLLKQKFTKVMNMKPPSSRSDSSEKFVVATGFRG; encoded by the coding sequence ATGGCAAAGACACCGACTGGCAAAAACACTTCCGGGCGCGGACAGCGTGATCTGAAAGTCAAGGTGAAGTCCGCACGCGGACGCAAGCTCAGCTCAACCCTCTGGCTGCAGCGGCAGCTGAATGATCCCTATGTCAAACGCGCCCAGGCCGAGGGCTACCGCGGCCGTGCCGCGTATAAAATCATGGAACTGGACGATAAATACCGCTTTCTGGTGCCCGGTGCGCGGATCGTTGATCTGGGCTGCGCTCCCGGCGGCTGGGCGCAGGTGGCGGTCAAGCGCATCAACGCGCTCGGCGAAAAGCAGGGCAAGGCCGTTGGCCGCATCATCGGCGTGGACCTGCAGCAGGTCGAGCCGCTGGCCGGTGCCGAATTCCACCAGCTCGACTTCATGGATGATGGCGCCGACGACAAGGTCAAGGAATGGCTTGGCGGCAAGGCCGATGTGGTGATGTCCGACATGGCGGCGGCCAGTTCCGGCCACAAGCAGACCGACCACATGCGGATCATCTCTCTGTGCGAAACCGCTGCTTATTTTGCCTTTGACGTGCTGGAGGATGGCGGAACCTTTGTTGCCAAGGTTCTGGCAGGCGGCGCCGAAGGGGAACTGCAGAAGCTGCTGAAGCAGAAATTCACCAAGGTGATGAATATGAAGCCGCCCTCCTCGCGGTCGGACAGCTCCGAGAAATTCGTGGTGGCAACAGGGTTCCGGGGCTGA
- a CDS encoding Ppx/GppA phosphatase family protein, with protein sequence MAPRRSKGAGAFPKAVETPAPARPDPDALYAALDLGTNSCRMLIAQPKGSGIHVVDSFSKSVQLGAGLERTGRLSRSSMARTIQALRICQQKLKRNRVRRMRLVATEACRRAKNARDFIRQVKRETGLTLEIIQPEEEARLAVISCAPLVSIMTEQLLVVDIGGGSTELVWIDISSVPRRDRPAAIMRLHNGFHSTESPFPAAKVVDWISVPLGVATLRDQFNDVEDDAARFALMSWFFEENLADFAPYKDEQTRAGFQIVGTSGTVTTVAASHLGLKRYDRTKVDGLRMTSDQIDKVIRGYLELGPQGRRRDPRIGEDRQALIMSGSAILQALLRCWPTDRLSVADRGLREGLLYAQMSADGVLEDGPY encoded by the coding sequence ATGGCGCCCAGGCGCTCGAAAGGTGCGGGCGCGTTTCCCAAGGCGGTTGAGACCCCTGCACCGGCCCGTCCCGATCCTGATGCGCTTTATGCGGCGCTGGATTTGGGAACAAATAGCTGCCGCATGCTGATCGCCCAGCCCAAGGGCAGCGGCATTCATGTGGTCGACAGTTTCTCCAAGTCGGTGCAGCTCGGCGCCGGGCTGGAGCGGACCGGACGGCTGTCGCGGTCCTCGATGGCGCGCACCATTCAGGCGCTGCGGATCTGCCAGCAAAAGCTCAAACGCAACAGGGTCAGACGGATGCGGCTGGTCGCAACCGAGGCCTGCCGCCGGGCCAAGAACGCCCGCGATTTCATCCGCCAGGTGAAACGCGAGACCGGCCTGACATTGGAAATCATCCAGCCGGAGGAAGAGGCGCGGCTGGCAGTGATCTCCTGCGCGCCGCTGGTCTCCATCATGACTGAGCAACTGCTGGTGGTGGATATCGGAGGCGGCTCGACAGAACTGGTGTGGATCGACATCTCCTCGGTGCCGCGGCGCGACCGTCCTGCCGCCATCATGCGGCTGCACAACGGATTTCACTCCACCGAAAGCCCTTTCCCAGCGGCCAAGGTGGTGGACTGGATCTCGGTGCCGCTGGGGGTTGCCACCTTGCGCGACCAGTTCAACGACGTCGAGGATGACGCCGCCCGTTTTGCGCTGATGAGCTGGTTTTTCGAAGAAAACCTGGCTGATTTCGCCCCCTACAAGGATGAGCAGACGCGCGCAGGGTTTCAGATCGTCGGCACCTCGGGCACGGTCACAACCGTTGCGGCGTCGCACCTGGGACTCAAGCGCTATGACCGCACCAAGGTCGACGGGCTGCGGATGACCAGCGACCAGATTGACAAGGTGATACGCGGTTATCTAGAACTCGGCCCTCAGGGCCGCCGCCGCGACCCCCGCATCGGCGAGGACCGGCAGGCGCTGATCATGTCCGGATCCGCCATCCTGCAGGCGCTGCTGCGCTGCTGGCCGACCGACCGGCTGTCGGTGGCAGACCGCGGGCTGCGCGAGGGCCTGCTTTATGCGCAAATGAGCGCGGACGGCGTCCTGGAGGACGGCCCCTACTAG
- a CDS encoding virulence factor, whose protein sequence is MPDVTIVYWRDIPAQVIVGKGRRGTKRQLEERFEQAIDRAAMKVNAKDADAYLAEWRKAAPFAAEGEAADIAEAEATRLEAEYDQERLKALIANDGWA, encoded by the coding sequence ATGCCCGACGTTACGATCGTATACTGGCGCGATATCCCCGCGCAGGTCATCGTTGGCAAGGGCCGCCGCGGCACCAAGCGCCAGCTCGAGGAACGGTTCGAGCAGGCCATCGACCGCGCGGCCATGAAGGTGAACGCCAAGGACGCCGACGCCTATCTTGCCGAATGGCGCAAAGCCGCACCTTTTGCCGCCGAGGGCGAAGCTGCCGATATTGCCGAGGCCGAGGCGACCCGCCTGGAAGCAGAATACGATCAGGAACGCCTGAAGGCCCTGATTGCGAATGACGGATGGGCGTGA
- a CDS encoding methylenetetrahydrofolate reductase → MALLNFKKRDSGAGQPVNPQVEAFLQGYSIEVMPRTAEKVADFRDLLPAGTRVYIAHIEGTPIEDMVATAKRINAEGFPVMPHFPARIIKDESTLADWIARYQGEADVKQALMLAGGVAKPHGDFHSSMQLLETGLFDKAGFTSLHVAGHPEGNKDIDPDGSTKNVAEALQWKQKFSERTDAKMALATQFAFEAKPIIEWANSVKDAGVDIPIHIGIAGPAKLQTLIKFAIACGVGPSLKVLQKRAMDVSKLLLPYEPNDVVAELAAYKAENPDFNITNVHFFPLGGIKTNATWAINNGGASAKPVNS, encoded by the coding sequence ATGGCTTTGCTGAACTTTAAAAAACGCGATTCTGGCGCAGGCCAGCCCGTCAACCCGCAAGTCGAGGCCTTCCTGCAGGGGTATTCGATCGAAGTGATGCCGCGCACCGCTGAAAAGGTCGCCGACTTCCGCGACCTGCTGCCCGCAGGCACCCGCGTCTACATCGCGCACATCGAAGGCACCCCGATCGAGGACATGGTCGCCACTGCCAAGCGCATCAACGCCGAAGGTTTCCCGGTGATGCCGCACTTCCCGGCGCGCATCATCAAGGACGAGTCCACCCTGGCCGACTGGATCGCCCGCTACCAGGGCGAGGCCGACGTCAAGCAGGCGCTGATGCTGGCCGGCGGCGTCGCCAAGCCGCATGGCGATTTCCACAGCTCGATGCAGCTGTTGGAAACCGGCCTGTTCGACAAGGCGGGCTTCACCAGCCTGCACGTGGCCGGCCACCCGGAAGGCAACAAGGACATCGATCCCGACGGCTCGACCAAAAACGTCGCCGAAGCGCTGCAGTGGAAACAGAAATTCTCCGAGCGCACCGACGCCAAGATGGCGCTGGCGACCCAGTTCGCCTTTGAAGCCAAGCCGATCATCGAGTGGGCAAACAGCGTCAAGGACGCCGGCGTCGACATTCCGATCCACATCGGTATCGCCGGCCCGGCCAAGCTGCAGACCCTGATCAAGTTCGCCATCGCCTGCGGCGTCGGCCCGTCGCTGAAGGTGCTGCAGAAGCGCGCGATGGACGTGTCCAAGCTGCTGCTGCCCTACGAGCCCAACGATGTTGTGGCCGAACTGGCGGCCTACAAGGCGGAAAACCCGGACTTCAACATCACCAACGTGCATTTCTTCCCGCTGGGCGGCATCAAGACCAATGCCACCTGGGCCATCAACAACGGCGGCGCCTCGGCGAAGCCGGTCAATTCCTAA
- a CDS encoding methyltetrahydrofolate cobalamin methyltransferase: MTRTVVESKTKTAILGFDEPFCVIGERINPTGRKKLAAELEAGDFSTVEKDALAQVMAGANILDINAGVVYNSNPNPNETEPPLMTKIVELVQGLTDVPLCIDSSVPGALEAGLAAAQGRPLLNSVTGEEDRLEMVLPLVKKYNVPVVAISNDDTGISEDPDVRFAVAKKIVQRAADFGIPAHDIVVDPLVMPIGAMATAGQQVFALVRRLREELGVNTTCGASNVSFGLPNRHGINNAFLPMAMGAGMTSAIMNPVALPVTQKAIAEKKAQVEASGIVLPDGMDDETFVTLFGLGSTKPRPGKEMEAIRAANLLTNNDAHGGEWIKFNKAPAAEGEGEGRGRGGRAAGRRRRA; the protein is encoded by the coding sequence ATGACCCGTACAGTCGTCGAATCAAAAACCAAAACCGCGATCCTGGGCTTTGACGAGCCGTTCTGCGTGATCGGTGAGCGCATCAACCCCACCGGCCGCAAGAAGCTGGCGGCCGAGCTGGAAGCCGGTGATTTCTCCACTGTCGAGAAAGACGCGCTGGCACAGGTGATGGCCGGTGCCAACATTCTCGATATCAATGCGGGCGTTGTCTACAACTCCAACCCCAACCCGAACGAGACCGAGCCGCCGCTGATGACCAAGATCGTCGAGCTGGTGCAGGGCCTGACCGATGTGCCGCTGTGCATCGACTCCTCGGTTCCGGGCGCACTCGAAGCCGGCCTGGCCGCCGCTCAGGGCCGTCCGCTGCTGAACTCGGTCACCGGCGAGGAAGACCGTCTGGAAATGGTGCTGCCGCTGGTCAAGAAGTACAACGTGCCGGTTGTGGCGATCTCCAATGACGACACCGGCATCTCGGAAGACCCGGACGTGCGGTTCGCCGTTGCCAAGAAGATCGTCCAGCGCGCCGCCGATTTCGGCATCCCGGCGCATGACATCGTCGTCGACCCGCTGGTGATGCCGATCGGCGCCATGGCAACCGCAGGCCAGCAGGTGTTTGCCCTGGTCCGCCGCCTGCGCGAAGAACTGGGCGTCAACACCACCTGCGGCGCCTCCAACGTCTCCTTCGGTCTGCCGAACCGCCACGGCATCAACAACGCCTTCCTGCCGATGGCGATGGGCGCCGGCATGACCTCGGCGATCATGAACCCGGTGGCGCTGCCGGTGACGCAGAAAGCGATTGCCGAAAAGAAGGCGCAGGTCGAAGCTTCCGGCATCGTTCTGCCCGACGGCATGGACGACGAAACCTTTGTCACCCTGTTCGGTCTCGGCTCGACCAAGCCGCGCCCCGGCAAGGAAATGGAGGCCATCCGCGCCGCCAACCTGCTGACCAACAACGATGCGCATGGCGGCGAGTGGATCAAGTTCAACAAGGCCCCGGCAGCTGAGGGCGAAGGCGAAGGCCGCGGCCGTGGCGGCCGGGCCGCCGGACGCCGCCGCCGCGCCTGA
- a CDS encoding DUF2059 domain-containing protein has protein sequence MTFQIPALLARFLAVLCLLSGAFGQPALAADRDRVEAFLEVTGFDVALDSIALSASSAPDMLGIDAGAFGSQWARLSEDVFDTAEMRGLALDILENTLDDAALDHAADFYASDLGKRLVRAENASHRVEDDEVKQQAGNRIVSDLVRAGSNRVAMYRRMGSAIDAAGTGVRALQQIQFRFLMAAAAAGVIELELDADGLRALMKEQEGGLRLSLQASSLAASAYTYQEFTDAEVQAYVEALEEAPMQRVYELLNAVQYEITANRFEELAHRMAELTPGQDI, from the coding sequence ATGACCTTTCAAATCCCCGCCCTGCTTGCGCGTTTCCTTGCTGTGCTGTGTTTGCTCTCGGGTGCCTTCGGGCAGCCCGCATTGGCGGCAGACCGTGACCGAGTCGAGGCGTTCCTGGAGGTGACCGGCTTTGATGTGGCGCTCGACAGTATCGCCCTGTCCGCGTCCAGCGCTCCGGACATGCTGGGTATTGATGCCGGCGCGTTCGGCAGCCAGTGGGCCCGATTGTCAGAGGATGTCTTTGACACCGCGGAAATGCGCGGTCTGGCTCTGGATATTCTGGAAAACACTCTGGATGACGCAGCACTGGACCATGCGGCGGATTTCTACGCCAGCGATTTGGGAAAACGTCTGGTGCGGGCGGAAAACGCCTCGCACAGGGTTGAGGACGACGAGGTCAAACAGCAGGCTGGCAACCGGATCGTCTCGGATCTGGTCAGAGCCGGCAGCAACCGTGTTGCGATGTACCGGCGGATGGGATCGGCAATTGATGCCGCAGGCACCGGCGTCCGCGCCCTGCAGCAGATTCAGTTCCGCTTCCTCATGGCCGCCGCCGCCGCCGGTGTGATCGAGCTTGAACTGGACGCTGACGGGCTGCGCGCGCTGATGAAGGAACAGGAGGGCGGGCTGAGGCTCAGCCTGCAGGCGTCCAGCCTGGCGGCCTCCGCCTATACCTATCAGGAGTTCACCGACGCGGAAGTGCAGGCCTATGTCGAGGCTTTGGAGGAGGCGCCGATGCAGCGGGTTTACGAGCTGCTGAATGCCGTCCAGTATGAAATCACCGCCAACCGTTTCGAGGAACTGGCGCACCGCATGGCGGAGCTGACACCGGGCCAGGATATCTGA
- the rplU gene encoding 50S ribosomal protein L21, giving the protein MFAVLKTGGKQYKVQAGDVLRVEKLAADAGDTIQFDEILMLGGDAPVVGAPLVEGAAVKAEVIDQIKGEKLINFVKRRRKHSSKRTKGHRQKLTLVRITEILASGATKAAPKAAAKAAPAADAAAGSDDLTQLTGVGPAAAKKLAEAGLTSFAQIAALSEDDIAGIEAIKVKPEWVEQAKELAKG; this is encoded by the coding sequence ATGTTTGCGGTCCTCAAGACTGGCGGCAAGCAGTACAAGGTTCAGGCGGGCGACGTGCTCCGCGTTGAGAAACTTGCTGCAGATGCTGGCGACACCATCCAGTTCGACGAAATTCTGATGCTTGGCGGCGACGCACCCGTTGTGGGCGCTCCGCTGGTGGAAGGCGCTGCCGTCAAGGCAGAAGTGATCGACCAGATCAAAGGCGAGAAGCTGATCAACTTCGTGAAGCGCCGCCGGAAGCACTCCTCCAAGCGCACCAAAGGCCACCGTCAGAAACTGACCCTGGTCCGGATCACCGAGATCCTGGCATCGGGCGCAACCAAAGCCGCTCCGAAAGCTGCTGCCAAAGCTGCTCCGGCCGCTGACGCTGCTGCAGGTTCGGACGACCTGACCCAGCTGACCGGCGTCGGCCCCGCAGCTGCCAAGAAACTGGCAGAAGCAGGCCTCACCAGCTTTGCCCAGATCGCAGCCTTGTCCGAAGACGACATTGCTGGTATCGAGGCAATCAAAGTGAAGCCCGAGTGGGTTGAGCAGGCCAAAGAGCTGGCTAAAGGCTAA
- the rpmA gene encoding 50S ribosomal protein L27 codes for MAHKKAGGSSRNGRDSAGRRLGVKLYGGQAAIAGNIIVRQRGTKFWPGEGVGIGKDHTLFATAEGAVSFRKGLKGRTFVSVLPVAEAAE; via the coding sequence ATGGCACATAAAAAAGCTGGCGGTTCCTCACGTAACGGCCGCGACTCCGCGGGCCGCCGTCTTGGCGTGAAACTCTATGGCGGCCAGGCGGCCATCGCAGGCAACATCATCGTTCGCCAGCGCGGCACCAAGTTCTGGCCGGGCGAAGGCGTGGGTATTGGCAAGGACCACACCCTGTTTGCAACTGCCGAGGGCGCTGTATCCTTCCGCAAGGGCCTGAAAGGCCGCACCTTTGTATCGGTTCTCCCAGTGGCGGAGGCCGCTGAGTAA
- a CDS encoding GNAT family N-acetyltransferase: MNLEQIVCQQVIETDRFILRPLRKSDAGLIAHYVSDERVARMTRSVPHPLPPGAAEAFVARAMAEERDEDVWVIDGTAEGDSELKGLIGLKRMDRNQSEVSYWTAPPFWNTGLASAALKALVDANPKGNAAMFASVFQDNPASARVLIHCGFDYLGDAESYSVARDASVPTWTYSRKL, encoded by the coding sequence ATGAATTTGGAACAGATCGTGTGCCAGCAGGTAATCGAAACAGACCGGTTTATCTTGCGGCCATTGCGGAAATCCGATGCCGGGCTGATCGCGCATTATGTCAGCGACGAGCGCGTTGCCCGCATGACGCGTTCGGTGCCGCATCCGCTGCCGCCCGGTGCTGCCGAGGCCTTTGTGGCCCGTGCCATGGCGGAAGAACGCGACGAGGATGTCTGGGTGATCGACGGCACCGCCGAGGGCGATTCCGAGCTGAAAGGCCTGATCGGCCTCAAGAGGATGGACCGCAACCAGTCAGAAGTCTCCTATTGGACGGCGCCGCCGTTCTGGAACACCGGGCTGGCCTCGGCGGCCCTGAAGGCGCTTGTCGATGCAAACCCCAAGGGCAACGCGGCGATGTTTGCCTCGGTGTTCCAGGACAACCCGGCTTCGGCCCGGGTGCTGATCCACTGCGGCTTTGATTATCTCGGTGACGCCGAAAGCTATTCGGTGGCCCGCGATGCCTCCGTCCCGACCTGGACTTACAGCCGAAAACTGTGA